DNA sequence from the Colletotrichum higginsianum IMI 349063 chromosome 10, whole genome shotgun sequence genome:
CGGCACTTGCAGGATGTTcgaacccctcccccagcCGTGGCCCTCCCATTCCAAGATGCCTCTCTCAGTCCTAGTCCATAGGACATAACAAAGACTCGACTGACGCGATCCAGCCTGAGACacgtcttcggcggcgcgAGGGGGGAGCTCCTCAGGGTGTCCCGATTAGTGACATCAGAATATCCGCTTCCATGGCACACCCACCCCCACCTAGCTGGTGtagtcggcggcggccttaTCTGAGCCCCCCTAAatcctcgtcgcctcccCTCGATCCCCCACCCCACGCGTATTTTATTGCATTGCGAGAATACACGCAGACGAGAGACTGGATACCGACTGTGTGAGCCCGCAATGTCTACTCCGCCTCAGAATGTCGTAGTGGAGCCCGACGActtcaacgacaacgacTCATCGCTGGGAGATGTACGACACCTCCGGCGCCAGCTTCCCGAGGGCGTGAGACGCTGACATCCGTGCAACAGGAcggcacgtcgtcgacggcaagccTGAATAGCTCCATCCTCGACTACCGCAAAGAGAACGGTCGCACCTATCACCGATACCGCGATGGGAGTATGTGATACACGCCCGTCGGCAGCCCCTCATGATGCTTCACTGACACCAACGCGACATGAAGAGTACCACTTCCCCAACGATGAGGCCGAGAACGAAAGATTAGGTGGGTGCCCTTTGCGATATCCCACGACGAAGGCGCGCATAGGGAAAGAAGGGCTGGCCACTGCTGATGCCTCGTAAAGACCTTCAACATCACATTTTCGATCTCTCCTTCGACGGCAAGCTGGGATTGGCTCCCCCCAACGATCCCGATGCCAAAGTCGGCCGCGTCCTGGACCTAGGGACAGGCACGGGCATCTGGGCCATGGACTACGGTGACGATCACCCCGGTGCCGAGGTTGGTATCATCACGACCGTTGCTGCCGACCGACGTTTGATCTGACCACCATGCCTCTCCTTAGGTCATTGGTGTCGACCTGTCACCCACGCAGCCGCAGTTGTGCGTGTTATCCGCCTTGCCATTGGAACGACAAGGAAACGTCCACTAACAGGTGTCTACAGCGTCCCGCCTAACGTCAAGTTCGAgatcgacgacatcgaggacAGCTGGACGTACTCGCAGCCGTTCGACTACGTCCACAGCCGCATGATGAACACCAGCATCTCTAACTGGGAGGAGTACCTCCGCCAATCTTTCAAGTACTTTCTTCAGCTAccatcccccccttcccccttctccctccctccttctaGAACCACCGTTTCGCATTCTGACAAATCCCCTTTGCAGATACCTCAACCCCGGCGGCTGGCTCGAGCTCCAGGAGTTCGCCCTGCCGgtctccgacgacgacaccctGACCGAGGAGCACGCCCTCTACCAGTCCATGAAGtacctcggcgaggccgccgccaagacgAACCGGGCcttcgtcgacctcgacgccctcaagCCCATGATGgaggccgccggcttcgtcgacgtcgccgagatgCGCTTCAAGTGGCCCAGCAACACGTGGCCGCGCCACCCCAAGttcaaggagctcggcgccTGGAACTACGAGAACATCACCACCGGCCTGCAGGGGTTCCTCATGGCCGCCCTGACGCGCGGGCTCGGCTGGAgggccgacgaggtcaaCGTGCTCGCGGCGCAGGCCCGGAAGGACGTCGGCGACAAGAGCATCCACGCGTACTGGCCCATGTGAGTCTCCCGTCCGCTGCCGCGCTACTACGTTCCGCGGTGGGAAAGATGGGGGGAATGGGGATCCCCGTCGTTTGTGTCTTTATGGACTAACCTTACTCGCGCCAGGATCGTTGTTTATGGGAGGAAACCCGCGGCCGGGTAGGTGGGAGGAAGCGTAGGCGAGAAAGCTCCGAATATCGTCGGGCCGAGATTTGGAGGACCGGGCCGGATTATGGGTCGTCAGCACGGGGCGGCCTCCGCAACTCCACTTCGGAGGTCCCACATTTTCGGCGACAAGGAAAAAGGAACTGAAAGAAAATTTTGACAAGAAGCCATCGAGATTTTCTCGGACACACCGAAACCTgacccagacccagacccaAAACCCTACACGCACTCCACACCCCAATTCCTCCATAATGCCACTGGACAGCAGCTCTTCCAACAATTCAAACAATAACCCGCCTTGCTAGCTCAATCGGTAGAGCGTGAGACTCTTAATCTCAAGGTTGCGGGTTCGACCCCCGCGTGAGGCTCAAATCCTCACCACGATTGGCAATGCCACTCCACGGGTTACTCTTTTGTCTCTTGGTCACATTGGCGAActtcttttttgttttcaGAGATGCCTACTACCTACCCAACCTACCCATATTgtgtacacacacacattgagagagaaagagccACTTCGTCGATTTCATCACCAATATCGGGGACATTTTCTCCATAACGAATAAACTCAACCCGAGCATGACCAGGCACGATGAACGAAACAAGTAAAAGTGGTATCATTGTAGAATATTATCCCAAAAGGTTGATGAAAGGCTCCGGCCACTTGCCCATCAGCAGCGGCCGGTCCCCGAGCCTCCCGCTCACTGGCGCCAAGATCCTCAGCTTgcgcttctccttgtcgatgTCCGCTACGTACACATAGCCCATCACGTTGGCCGCCCTGATAGCCTCTGGCGAGTCCTTGACCGAGGCGTACACGATGGCGAGGGTCCAATGAGCCATAAGCTGAGCTGGGTCGACCCGCATAAGGCCGCCATCAGCGTTTCCGTACATCGAGTCTGTGTGTTGTGTCAGCATGACCCGCCCCGTTGATGAAGCGCGAGTCGCGTAGGGCATACTCACAATCGCCTATTCTGAAGATTGCCAGACTGTCAAAGTCGACCTGTTGCGTGGCGGGGCTGAGGGTCTGACCGATGCTGCCGAAGAAGTACTCCTTAATGGAAGCCTCGCATGCCTGCTGCATGAATCCCACATCGCGCTCGACTACGCCATCCGACTTGTCCAACAGGAGGATGCTGTATGGCTCTCCGAGGCTGGTCCTCTCTGTCGAGAACCGCTTGATCAGCTCCGCGTTGAGATGTGACGAGCCCAAcacgatgatgatgtttACTGCTGACTGTCAGTACAAGGCGTTTCAGAGGAAAAGTCGGGTGGAGGCCGGCACCCAACGGGGACACGGAATGTCATCGGAAGCCCTACCTGAAAGCTCGTCTACAATGTGGGCAAGAATATCCATGCCGTTGACGCTGTTCTCGCTCACGGCCGGGGTATCGATGATCATGCCAGAGCTCTTCACCTCGGCATCTTTCCCCAGCCTCGACGTCACCGTTGCCGCCATCTTACTCACGAGCTCCTGGTACTTCTTctggtcctcctcggcgctggCGTGGCCGTAGTAGTAGACTAGCGGCAGCTTGACGGGCACCTGGCTCGGCCCGCTCGTCGGGGTCGTGCCCcagccgtcgacggcctcgacgtcgagtaTGGTGCCGATGACGCTCGCGCTTAGGGTACCTGGCAAGCTCAGCATGCCCTCTTTGGGGTCCGTATTGACGACCAACGGCTGTGCCCCAACTCTCGTGGCGTAGCTCGTCAGGGTGCGAACCAGGCTCGTCTTGCCCGTTGAAGGCGGTCCACAGATGGCGATGCGTGGgccctctctcctctcggcggcagcacgcTGACGCATGGCGGTGAGCTGGAAGTGCAGGTTCAGggtggcgttggcgggcGAGTCTTGTGGTTTGGCGTACTCGGCGAGGGAATCGGTGGTGAGGCTGccttcaacctcgagctcgcAGCCCTGGAGGGTGAGGATCTTGGACTTGACGCCGCCAAAAGTGTAGGCGTGCTGCAGGGCGAGCTCGGTGCCATCCTTTTCGGCGGTGCCCGAAAGGAGCTTCAATTTGATGTGGGTGTCAAAGGCGACCTCGAAACGCCATTCCCAGAAGGGCTGGAGGCGGATCGTGCGGGTTTGGTTGGCGGACGTCGGTTGCTGCGAAGGCGGTGGTCAGTTTGCGTTCTCGACCAAGGCGTGGGCGCGGAGGGGTAGAGAGGCGATTGAACGTACTGGAGCCACGAGGTGGCCCAAGCCGGGGATAGACATGTTGACTATCTGTTGATCATGGAGTATACCAGCAATTGTGTCGCGGTCGTTTGGCTGCTGGGGGATGGGGAAGCGAGAAGGTCGACGACAACTAGAGTCGGCGCGCAGGAAATGTTCTGAGACGCGACGACCTAATTAAGATTTAATGGCTACCAATTGGTtcctaggtaggtaggtaggtgcctGTATCTGTACCTTGGCAGGTACCGCCTACTATCTGGGTACCTGGAGGGAGCTTGACATCACAGGGTCGACATGGTCTGTGCAGAAGCTCCCACTATCGAAGCACCTAACAGGATTAGTCTGCTGGGGGCATGTTTACCTAATGGATAGAAGCGGGGCGCCAGCATGGGGTACTACCGAGCTACTTCAGCATCCGACATCAACTGACAACGCGGAGGGGATCCCAGGCGAAGCTGAGCAGTGTTGCAATCATGTCTTCTCATTGACCATGCGAGATCAGAACTTCAAAATGATTCCATGATGGGCTAGTTCCCTCTTCCTTCCGAAACACCATCTTTCACATCCCAGATGCCAACATGTCTCCTCCAATGCTTCGTATCATGGGTCCTGAGCACCAAAACTTGAGACAAATATTTGAATGTATAGCCTGCGATGGAAAGGGACTATGACTACACTCTAGTAGGTTCGGTTCTTAAGGCAATTACTCAATGTTGGGAGGTTCTGGTGGTCAGAGATGTTTGATCCTCCACAAATCGACAGATCCCGAGCTCGGTTCTCCTGTCAAAGTCGCCATAGAGTATAAGAAGCCTCGATGTTCATTGAATCCTTCCTCTGAGCCCCTTTCTGGAAGCAGCGAGCGATTCACAAGCGGTTGAGTTGGCAGCCTGGCCATAGGTAACCGTGAAATATGGAGTAATGCATTTGATCAGTAACAGGATGGTTTGATCGTTGGAAGAGAGAAAACGTACCGTCGAGACCGTTGAATACCTGACAAATCTTTCAGGAAAGATTGAAAAAAGAACGAAGGAGCCTGATACACAGCTTTTGTAGAACCAGAGACATGGATCGTAGCGTGATTCGAACACGCCTCCCTGAGGGACACCAGGCGCCGAAGCGCCATACGACCTTTTTGGGCCCTCGCCCGTAGGATTTCTCCACTACAAATCAAAAGAAAATAGGCCTTAGCTCATCGGATTTCTCCCACAACAAATCATGAAAGAGTAGGTTTTCACCGTAACAAAAGGATTGCGGTCCTTCTCCATTCTGGCGGGAGGTAAGAGTTATGCGACAAGGTCCATGAGGTGACCTAAGTGCGGACGTGGTCAACGCCTAGGGTTGGCTGGAGCATCGTTGACTACTTATAGtcttctcttcttggccgacGGAAAGCTCTGGTTGTCGTTCTCGCTGCTGTTTTGGTTCCAGCCCTGGCACTCGAACATATCATCTGGTTCCCGTTTGATACCGTGAGAGGGGACAGCGTAGTCTCCTGCCGGGAGCTGAAGGAGTCGAAGGCGGGGGGTATGGCAGCGGCGTGGGTGGCAGCGGCGTAGGTGGGGGCGGCGAAGGGAGGGATGACGGGGGCGGTGGCAGCGACAGCAGCAGGGGCGGTTATGTGAGGCGTTGTGAGAGgggtggcggcagcgacggcagcagcaatggcgacggcgatggtgggagcgacagcggcagcgaTGACGGGAGCCATGAAGGGAGCCATAGCATGATTCATAACAGCAGCAATGCCGGGGGTGATGGCGGCAGCGATGATAGCAGCGGtggcgggaggaggagggagagctGGGATGGCGAGAGCGGCGGAGGTGGGCGCAGGGAAGTTGGGAGCAGCTGCCTGATTGTTGCGGTGCTCTGGGTTCTACAAGTTACATAGTTAGTGCTGAAAACATAGGAAAGTGTAAAAAGGATGGGTTTTCAAGAACTCACCGTTCTCCTGGCTGCTcggtcgaggatgacgggACGACCACGGATCTCCAGGTCCGTCAGCTCGCCCTCAGCCGCCCTGGCATCGGGGCGCTGGTTGAACCCAACCATCACCGAGCCCGTATGGCGATTTGGGTAGGTGAACTGACCCGGGCGTGCTGACGACCAGAAGAATTTGGCCGAGTCGGGACTCGTGAGCTTAGCCAAAACGATGGCCTCGATTTCGGCCCGATCGGCTTTGAAGTTGAGGTTACGAAGAAAGAGAAGGCGTCGGGCCTTCCGATACTCCTTGATCTGTTCCTCAAACTGCTCGTCACAATGAACCATTCTGTTCCATGTGTTAGCTACCAACTCTCGGGGTTTGCCAGCACTAGGAGGAGCAACGTGCTGAACAGGGTGAGATACATACTTCGCTGTCATGTTGGAGATGGTAGCGTTTGTTTGTCTGTTTATTTGTGGGTGGTTTTCAATGGCTTTGATTTTGTGATCAAACTTTTGCTTGTTGGTTGTTCGTCGAGTTGCTGGGTGATGGTTTCTAAATGTTTTCTTGCTAAGTGAGAAGAAGGTGCGCCGTGTAAAAGGAGTCAGAGGGACTGAGATGGGAGGGCAGTGGTATCCCACTATCACAAAATGGAAGCCACAGTAACCAAAGCTGTGGGTTGATTGGCCGTAACCGGGTGCTCCTGCCTTTTCAAGGTTTGAAACCGCGCAGCGCTCCTGCCCCAGTGTTAGGCTTCTACGCCGTTCAGGTCACTTTGGACACAACGTTGAGCGGATTGTGATTTCTACTGCTGCTCACATTGCTGATGAGAATATTTTTAATGTAATTCAAAATACTTAGAAGCCCTTTTAAATATCTTAAAGATTGGATTATGGGCTAGTTGACTTGGTATTCTAAGGCAACGCTACATGAAGGTGGTTCACAGCAGGTCTGGGCCTCATGTCGTCCATCGTGTTTCTGGATGCTAGGAGGTGGATGATTCATGTGATAGAGTAAGAGTGATTAGAAAATCGAGACAAGACGAAAGAGCAAGTAAACACAAGAAGCTTCCAGCGAGTTTGCTTCATCCCACAATTGCAGACATGGGCTGTGGATGATAAGAAGAACGGATAGGACCACTGAAGGTGAATCGACGTCCAAAGCGATCTGAGAATCCATCTTCCTCGCTGACTCATCCCAAGCACTTTCCGCGTCGGCTGAATATTCTTCCGTGTCTCCAAATTCCGGGCCCTGTTCCTGTCAGCCCCGGACTAGGACCATTACGCAAGCCCCCACGCCTCCCC
Encoded proteins:
- a CDS encoding Methyltransferase domain-containing protein, translated to MSTPPQNVVVEPDDFNDNDSSLGDDGTSSTASLNSSILDYRKENGRTYHRYRDGNLQHHIFDLSFDGKLGLAPPNDPDAKVGRVLDLGTGTGIWAMDYGDDHPGAEVGIITTVAADRRHWCRPVTHAAAVVRVIRLAIGTTRKRPLTGVYSVPPNVKFEIDDIEDSWTYSQPFDYVHSRMMNTSISNWEEYLRQSFKYLNPGGWLELQEFALPVSDDDTLTEEHALYQSMKYLGEAAAKTNRAFVDLDALKPMMEAAGFVDVAEMRFKWPSNTWPRHPKFKELGAWNYENITTGLQGFLMAALTRGLGWRADEVNVLAAQARKDVGDKSIHAYWPMIVVYGRKPAAG
- a CDS encoding mRNA cleavage and polyadenylation factor CLP1, whose amino-acid sequence is MSIPGLGHLVAPQPTSANQTRTIRLQPFWEWRFEVAFDTHIKLKLLSGTAEKDGTELALQHAYTFGGVKSKILTLQGCELEVEGSLTTDSLAEYAKPQDSPANATLNLHFQLTAMRQRAAAERREGPRIAICGPPSTGKTSLVRTLTSYATRVGAQPLVVNTDPKEGMLSLPGTLSASVIGTILDVEAVDGWGTTPTSGPSQVPVKLPLVYYYGHASAEEDQKKYQELVSKMAATVTSRLGKDAEVKSSGMIIDTPAVSENSVNGMDILAHIVDELSVNIIIVLGSSHLNAELIKRFSTERTSLGEPYSILLLDKSDGVVERDVGFMQQACEASIKEYFFGSIGQTLSPATQQVDFDSLAIFRIGDYSMYGNADGGLMRVDPAQLMAHWTLAIVYASVKDSPEAIRAANVMGYVYVADIDKEKRKLRILAPVSGRLGDRPLLMGKWPEPFINLLG